The following is a genomic window from Chitinophaga caseinilytica.
CGGGCTGGAAGGATCGTTTTTGGCAGCGGGATTTACCACGTCGTTGGCGCCCAAAACCAGCACCACGTCCGTATTCGGCATGGCGGCGTTGGCGGTCTCCATTTCCTCGAGTTTCTCGTACGGCACATCCGCTTCCGCGAGCAAAACGTTCATATGCCCGGGCATGCGGCCCGCCACGGGGTGGATGGCATAATTCACTTCCACCCCTTTTTCCTCCAGCAGTTTTTCCAGCTCATGGCAAACGTGTTGCGCCTGCGCCACGGCGAGGCCGTATCCCGGTACGATCATCACTTTACTGGCATACCGCATCATAACGGCTGCATCGGCAATCGTCACTTCTTTGTAATTGCCCTGATCTTTCGGACCGCCGCCGGCGGAAGTTGCTTTTGCGCCGAAAGACCCGATCAGCACGTTTTTCAGCGACCGGTTCATGGCCTTGCACATGAGAATGGTGAGGATGGTGCCCGCAGAACCTACGAGAATACCGCCGGTGAGCATCACGGGGTTGTTGTACAGGAACCCGCCGCAGGCCGCGGCCACGCCGGTAAAGGAGTTGAGCAGCGAAATCACGACAGGCATATCCGCCCCGCCGATGGGCATTACGAACATGACGCCGTATACGATAGACAATGCGAGGGTAACGTAAAATAGTGTATTGATCAACGTCGTGTCTGCCATGCTTTGCAGCTCGATGTTGGGGAATGGCGCCGCAGGCGGATTGGACGTCCAGCTCCCGTTGCCGCCGCTGAACTGCTGGTGCACGTCTATCAGCAACCATGCCCCGGCGATAACGATCGCCGCCAGCACGATGAGGTTCACGATATGCTGGCCGTTGAACGAAAAATCCTTCACTTTTCCATTCAGTTTCCCCCAGGCCACCATACTGCCGGCAAAAGAAACGGAACCGATAATGAGGCCCAGCAGGATAATAAGGTACTTGCCGACGGGATTGCCGAAGCCTGCCCCAATGTTGATATCGCCATGCTGTGCGGCCTGGCCGATCGCGTCTTGTATGAACTTACCGATGTTGACGGTGATATGTCCGTTGGCGAGATGATCGAACTCCACGATGGAAATGAGCATCGCGCAGGCGCCGCCCATACCGTTGAAAAGGCTCACCATTTCGGGCATGGCGGTCATTTTCACTTTTTTTGCGGCCAGTACGCCGACAACGGTACCGATGAAGAGCCCGCCGAATAACCAGCCAAAATTATGCAGCCGTTCCCCGTTTTCCTCGTACAGGAAAATGGTGCCGATGATGGCGATGAACATGCCGGCCGCCGCTATGAGATTGCCTTTGCGGGCGGAGGCGGGGTTGCTGAGCATCTTGAGGCCCACGATGAACGTGATGGAGCCGATGAGGTAAGCGAGCGTCAATAATCCGGACATAAGGAGCTTATTTCTTCTTTTTAAACATTTCCAGCATGCGATCGGTCACCACGAAACCACCTACCACGTTGAGCGTGCCGAGTATCACGGCGAGGAACCCCAGCACCAGGGCCAGCCAGTTGTCCGCCTCGGCCTTTCCCATCACGATGATGGCGCCGATGATCACCACGCCGTGAATGGCGTTGGCGCCGCTCATGAGCGGTGTGTGCAGAACGGACGGTACCCGCGAGATCACTTCGATCCCCAGGAAAATGGACAGTATCACGATGTATACCATC
Proteins encoded in this region:
- a CDS encoding NAD(P) transhydrogenase subunit alpha is translated as MTAILDFLQLHIEMVYIVILSIFLGIEVISRVPSVLHTPLMSGANAIHGVVIIGAIIVMGKAEADNWLALVLGFLAVILGTLNVVGGFVVTDRMLEMFKKKK
- a CDS encoding NAD(P)(+) transhydrogenase (Re/Si-specific) subunit beta, whose amino-acid sequence is MSGLLTLAYLIGSITFIVGLKMLSNPASARKGNLIAAAGMFIAIIGTIFLYEENGERLHNFGWLFGGLFIGTVVGVLAAKKVKMTAMPEMVSLFNGMGGACAMLISIVEFDHLANGHITVNIGKFIQDAIGQAAQHGDINIGAGFGNPVGKYLIILLGLIIGSVSFAGSMVAWGKLNGKVKDFSFNGQHIVNLIVLAAIVIAGAWLLIDVHQQFSGGNGSWTSNPPAAPFPNIELQSMADTTLINTLFYVTLALSIVYGVMFVMPIGGADMPVVISLLNSFTGVAAACGGFLYNNPVMLTGGILVGSAGTILTILMCKAMNRSLKNVLIGSFGAKATSAGGGPKDQGNYKEVTIADAAVMMRYASKVMIVPGYGLAVAQAQHVCHELEKLLEEKGVEVNYAIHPVAGRMPGHMNVLLAEADVPYEKLEEMETANAAMPNTDVVLVLGANDVVNPAAKNDPSSPIYGMPILEVELAKMVIVNKRSMKPGYAGIENELFFQPKTSMLFGDAKSVLQQLVAEVKTL